The Etheostoma cragini isolate CJK2018 chromosome 15, CSU_Ecrag_1.0, whole genome shotgun sequence genome window below encodes:
- the mvp gene encoding major vault protein, protein MTPRSAAVESTGAAKAEAQSRAEAARIQGEAAVNEAKLKAEAQRIEAEAELQRLAQAREQELSYKKQMDGLEVDKQKSLAQIESQRFSQLVESLGCDTLQEMARAGPELQVKLLQALGLKSTLITDGSSPINLFTTANGLLGALQGPGQGQGQ, encoded by the exons cgcGGCGGTGGAGAGCACCGGGGCGGCGAAGGCCGAGGCCCAGTCCCGGGCCGAGGCGGCTCGGATCCAGGGCGAGGCGGCGGTCAACGAGGCCAAGCTGAAGGCCGAGGCCCAGAGGATTGAGGCG gagGCGGAGCTCCAGCGCCTGGCCCAGGCCCGGGAGCAGGAGCTCAGCTATAAGAAGCAGATGGACGGTCTGGAGGTGGACAAGCAGAAGAGTCTGGCTCAGATCGAGAGCCAGCGCTTCAGCCAGCTGGTGGAGAGTCTGGGCTGCGACACGCTGCAGGAGATGGCCCGGGCGGGGCCCGAGCTGCAG GTGAAGCTGCTGCAGGCTCTGGGTCTGAAGTCCACGCTGATCACAGACGGCTCCTCTCCCATCAACCTGTTCACCACCGCCAACGGCCTGCTGGGGGCGCTGCAGGGCCcgggacagggacagggacagtga
- the LOC117958286 gene encoding major vault protein-like has translation MVMLGPDEQFTVLSLSGDKPKRANVIKAICLLLGPDFFTDIITIETADHARLQLQLSYNWHFDVKSPVDPADATALFSVPDFVGDSCKAIASRVRGAVASVQFDDFHKVCTTLSPLSFWVIHVFIKSCDRDRAR, from the exons ATGGTGATGCTGGGACCTGACGAGCAGTTCACCGTGCTGTCGCTGTCCGGAGACAAACCCAAGAGGGCCAACGTGATCAAGGCCATCTGCCTGCTGCTGGGCCCCGACTTCTTCACCGACATCATCACCATCGAGACGGCGGACCACGCCcggctgcagctgcagctctCCTACAACTG gcaCTTTGACGTGAAGTCTCCGGTGGACCCTGCCGACGCCACGGCGCTCTTCTCCGTTCCAGACTTCGTCGGGGACTCCTGCAAAGCCATCGCCTCCCGGGTCCGAGGAGCCGTCGCCTCCGTGCAGTTTGACGATTTCCACAAGGTCTGTACCACGCTGTCCCCCCTCTCCTTCTGGGTCATTCATGTGTTCATTAAGTCATGTGATAGAGACCGAGCACGCTAA